The proteins below come from a single Aegilops tauschii subsp. strangulata cultivar AL8/78 chromosome 6, Aet v6.0, whole genome shotgun sequence genomic window:
- the LOC109749760 gene encoding uncharacterized protein: ACSPLPRPRHHRATMPPRRRGSSGYRGVCERPGGTYYAEIRSGDVRLGLGTFGAVHEAARAYDAAAWRLERPPAQMNFCDVFTREQAQSVAPPSRLIRDQDRAEHRRWQRSLLVVEEDERAMAEWRRRHPEDVVAEHAFWAERTAKRRAERLERRRPKALAISQCDIVEAGGVSFFGDNDPRWDDMWIDISDNTSPDEDEDEDEDEDDSE; the protein is encoded by the coding sequence GCTTGCTCGCCACTTCCTCGCCCccgccaccaccgcgccaccatgccgccgcgccgccgtggaTCGTCTGGCTACCGCGGCGTCTGCGAGCGCCCCGGCGGCACCTACTACGCCGAGATCCGGTCCGGCGACGTCCGGCTCGGCCTCGGCACGTTCGGGGCCGTGCACGAGGctgcccgcgcgtacgacgcggcggcgtggcgcctagAGAGGCCGCCGGCGCAGATGAACTTCTGCGACGTCTTCACGCGCGAGCAGGCGCAGTCCGTCGCCCCTCCGTCTCGTCTTATCAGGGACCAGGACCGTGCGGAGCACCGTCGGTGGCAGCGCAGCCTCCTCGTCGTCGAGGAGGACGAGCGAGCCATGGCGGAGTGGCGCCGGCGCCACCCGGAGGACGTCGTGGCGGAGCACGCCTTCTGGGCGGAAAGGACGGCAAAGCGCCGCGCGGAGCGGTTGGAGAGGCGTCGGCCGAAGGCCCTGGCGATATCACAGTGCGATATCGTTGAGGCAGGTGGGGTGTCATTCTTTGGGGATAATGATCCTCGTTGGGATGACATGTGGATCGATATCTCGGACAACACCAGTCcggatgaggacgag